Part of the Brassica oleracea var. oleracea cultivar TO1000 chromosome C8, BOL, whole genome shotgun sequence genome is shown below.
GGTGAACCTAGAGAACCACCAAAAATTTCAAAACGAGGAATGAAAATAGTATGTATCTTCTCTTGTGATGCTTGTTTTATTGTTTGTTTTTCTTCTCTTGTTATTTATGATATTTTTATTTTTTTTCATTTACAGCACTGTGGGAGTTGTGGCCAAGAAGGACATAATAAAATGTATTGCAAGAATCATCCTGTCCCAAAACCACCCAAGAATAGACCTGGAAGGCCACGCAAGGAAGTAATTCCACCTGTTTCAGCTGGTCTATTTATTCATGCACCAGAAGCCACACCTGGAAGCCGAAGGAAATGGTTTGCCTCTGCCTCACAGCCTGAACATGACGTCCCAAGCCTCTCATCGGCACTCCCAAAACGAGGGCCTGGAAGGCCTAGGAAGAAGTTCTCAGAAGGTGTCTCATCATCTCAACCATGACTTTTGTGTTTTTTTATGAATTTATGAATTGTGCTTTTGTCTTTGTCGGATTTTGTAACTCATGTGTTCTTTTTATTAGACTTATATGTTTCTTTTGTCAGACTTATGTGGAAGACTTTTGTTAAACTTATGTGTAAGATTTTTGATGTTAAGATCAGTTTGTTTCAGGTCCATAGCTAAAAAGAGCTTAGATGATACGGCCAGGAGAAGCTCGCTGAAAAAGTTGTGCCCGAGTGAGGCAGGGTTTGAAA
Proteins encoded:
- the LOC106309847 gene encoding uncharacterized protein LOC106309847, with protein sequence MRGDISCTCRMYKISGIPCCHIVSALRLEKNADQDPKTLISDWFTIEKLKTCYANPLKPVNGMNMWKVTTNVRVNPPPFKKLPGRPPGKKRKRDKGEPREPPKISKRGMKIHCGSCGQEGHNKMYCKNHPVPKPPKNRPGRPRKEVIPPVSAGLFIHAPEATPGSRRKWFASASQPEHDVPSLSSALPKRGPGRPRKKFSEGVSSSQP